A region of the Paramormyrops kingsleyae isolate MSU_618 chromosome 6, PKINGS_0.4, whole genome shotgun sequence genome:
aggagcCTGGGGGCGTGTGAGGCTGGGCTGGGACCTTGGAGAGGTGAGTGAGCATGGTGGGCACCTCAGGAGATAGGCTGGGAACCTTGGGATACCAGTGGAGCTTGGACGCCCCTCGAGTTGGGTAGAACTCAGTCATCATGGGTACTTCAGGAAGCGGGAGACACTGGGGCACTTCAGGAAGTGGAGCAGTGGCCTCGTCCAGGCCAGGCTCCCGCGGCTGACCGACTTCGTTCAGGCCGGGCACGTGGGGTGCGGCAGCGGAGAAAGGACGTTCAGAATCTAAGGGGGAGTCTGCACGCTTCTTTTGCCTCTGCGTCTTACTGCGGGAACCGGAAGCTGGCTGGCGGAAGCCAGCGGGTGGATGGTGACACTTTTGCTAGCTTGATTTCAGGAGGTGACGCTTTTGCTAGCTTGATTTCTGGGGAATGGGTTGATAAATCAATGGGGGGTTGAGATGCAGAGTGGGTCTTCACTACAGGTGGGTTGAGGGAGTCAGATTAGGAGGTTAAACAAAATGATCACTATGATTCTGTGAAGTACTTTCACCTCTTTTTGACCTAACACATACACTTATGGGGCTTCTTTGCTTTCTCTTGACCTGGGTGCTATTTTTGAGTGATGCTAATTTATCTAGTGTACGCCTCACATTTTCTCCATGGTCCTGAGGGAACTCATGCTCTCCATCACATTAAGCATGGGAAGAGGCTGGATGAAACAAGAATGGGGATTCAAAGGGTGTGGAAAAACAAGCCAAAAGGGCAGTaatatggaaatattttttaGGAAAGTGTAATAATCAAAACTTATTTTATTAGTAGATCAGTTTTAGGTGATGCTGTGGTAACAAGACCAACTGAACCATACATCAAAAACTTAAATTTCCAACACATATACTAACCATTCCCAACACGCACACACCCCAAATATTTGGAATGTTGTATAGCACCAATAATTCAAAGCATTTGGGAGGATATGACAAAGacttatatacacatatacttTATACAGCATTTCTTTTACACTACAGAGTGAAATTGTGCACATATTAATTTATAActatgaattttaaaaaatcctttTGAGTTTTCATAATAAGACAAGCATGGTCAACTAGACTAATCAAGGAAAGGCCACATGTAGCATAATGGTTTAGCACACGGATTTTTGTGATCGTTGGATTTTTAAGAAGTGTCTGAAGAAACAACATTTCACTGAGGCAGGGTTTCACAAGCCGATCCTTGGGGACCCGACAGTCTAcaggagtaaaaatgtggattgtctggggCCCCCCAAggatgagaaacactgctctatggAGCACCACACCCGAATTACTCTTAAAACATCCATTTGTATGATCTGACAAAATAAATTCAAGTTGTAAATTTCTTAGGATAAAAGTATGAATAATctaggaaaataaaataacaaaagtaGGTATGTAATTTCCCTGCTGTGTCTTAGTAAACCATTTGCACTGTGAATAGGAAACATATGACAGAGGAGTCTGGAACATTCCCAATTTCATCTCAGTGTTTGGTAGAACCTGCTTTTTCTGTGGCTTGTGAGGACTTCTCTCTGTTTCTGTTATCTGTCACTGTGACAATAAATGTGTTTCTCCATGCAGTCTGTATTTTGCAGTCCCTTGTCCTCATGAAGAATCTCCTTTCCTGATGACACTGATTGGCTGTTTAGTCCCAGGTCGTACTATGAAGGAGGTGCCATAGGGCGGCTTTGATGTTGGCAAATCACTACGATGACAGAACAAGGGGATGTTAAATCAAGACTCATACTTTACTTAGAGTAAAAAAACTGGTCTGTGACCTAAGTACTTGGAAGTTTTTAGAGTAACAGAAAAACATACCTGCTTTTTCAAGTCTTAGAATTAAGAATTATTATCCATTTTATTATTACAAACCAAATCATAAAATCATAAATAGTTATCTAAACATGCAGGTTGTCCTAGAAAAGATGTAATGAAAATTGTAAGGCTTACGAgataatatttataattgtgACACATAAATGATGGGTGAAAACCTCATAAAAACAAGTGGTTTTTCCAAAGATGAGACATACAAATAGGTACTATTTTTATTTCCTGCTTAAAGTAGAAATTTTGAAACCCCAAGGTACAAGTTCTTTTATTCTCTCCTAATAactttatggggggggggggttctctagttgtaaaacatataaaaataatatttgccaCTAAGGAGAAGCACCCAATtgtatatttcattttaattgtacTTGTAGTCTTTAATGGTAGTatacaaaatacaaagaaataGTGTTATCAAATGGCTTAGTAACATTGTTTTGTTACATGACTAGAATGATCAAACTGTCAAAGCTAATGTCTCCTCGGAGTAAAAAGCTCTGATAATTCTGTACCTGTTGGTTTCTTTGGACGTCACAGAGGATTTGTGAGCCATCTTTGCCACTTTACTTCCCAGTTCACTGAGGACAAAGCTGTGAGCCTGCGAGGAATTAACGTTTGTGGGTGATCCTGTTTTCATTTTGTCAGCAGGATTCTGCCTGACAGGAATTCCAGACTCTTTGTCTAACTGCCTCAAGCCGTATCCCTGGTCCAACTGTTTCTTATGTATAATGCTCTGGAGGGTCCTGTGATTGCCAGAGGGGGGCTCTGGCTTAGCCTCAGGGGGTGGCACTTTTGTTAGCTTGATTTCAGGAGGTGGTGCTTTTGCTAGCTTGATTTCAGGAGGTGGTGCTTTTGCTATCTTGATTTCAGGAGGTGGTGCTTTTGCTATCTTGATTTCAGGAGGTGGTGCTTTTGCTATCTTGATTTCAGGAGGTGGTGCTTTTGCTATCTTGATTTCAGGAGGTGGTGCTTTTGCTGGCTTGATTTCTGGGGAAGAGGTTGATGAAACGATAGGGAGTTCTGGTGCAGAGTGTGTCTTCACTACAGGTGGGTCAGGGGGAGGCAGATTAGGAGGTGAACTGAAATGATCACTATGATTCTTAGTATCTTCCTCTAAGTTTGCAAATTCGGGAGGTGGAGGGATGATAGACGTGCTGTCATCGTGTAATCTATTCTCATTGTGAGTGGGGTTAAGTGTTGGAGTGGAGCGCACAAAGTATGTGTCCTGCCTCTTTGGAAACTGAGCTACACGCTCACCTACGGATGCTGGAGGCAGAGGGTTCAGGAGACTCTGGGCTGAAGAGTTTGCATTATTGGTCTTTGTTTCATCAATTGAGGAAGATTCATTCAAGTGTAATGACTTGAGTTTCTCTCGCTCCTTGGCAGCAAGCAGAAGGGCAATAGGAGAGGTTGTGCACTCCCTTGACTGCAAGCCTCTACTTCCCCTTTGAAGGTAGTATGGCTTTCGGCTCACATCTAAACCATGCTTGTAGCTTCTGCTGGCTTGCATCATGACATAACTTGATTTTGGGCTGGAGTAGATTTCTGGGGCAGGATATGTAGTTCCATCTAGAATAACTGACCCAGAATCCTTGACAGGAAACATATGTCCCTCAGTCACTTTGTTGGGAAGGTTGGCCTGCAGGATGTCCTTGACATCTTGCTGGTCATTCTGCATCTGGGGACTTGTACTCTGAGCTGGCTTCGCAGGAGCATCTGACAGTGTAGCTGACCCAAAATTGTTGACAGCAGCAGGAATTTTACTGTTGATTTGTACTGGACGTGAAATTTTATCTGTGGAAGGATCTTCTAAAACGATGATGGGGTTATTAGGCTTATGTTGAATATCCttctgtttatttaaaatgctggTGTTTGGCATACTGTACAGCTTAGCCTTGTTCTGGGGGTTGAAACTGGAAGGTGCAGTGACTTCAGCTGGAGAATCTGAAACTTGCAAGGAGGAGAGCCTATCTGGCGGAGAGGGGGGATTCTGGATTCTGGGTGTGGTGCCTTCTAATTTCTCCACAGGTAGAGTAGGGTCTGAGAATGGGGGTAAACTGGCATATTTAGTGACTGCTGAACTAGAGAAATCAAAGATGTTGGTGCTAGGTGAATTTGAGGAACCTTTCGAGGGAATTTTCAGGGATGACATGACGGGGGAGAGGTCTGAGTGTTGACTGAACACCTTTTGTACTGGCTTTGGTGATGGTGGTTTCCAAGCAGGCAGATTAGGTGAGGAACAGCTGGCTGAATTtgttggtgggggagggggctgcatAGTTGGTGGTGGAGGAATGTACATCTCTCCTTCCAGTGAATTAAAAAAGGAGCTCTGACTGGGAACTGCATTGCCATTTtctgaaaaagaaagaaagatcgCCATAGGTTAGAACCAGTAAGAATCGATTACAAGAGCATTCCATCAACAGTGCAGTGACCTTGTACTGATTAAGTGGTTGGAAAatgataaatggatggatggatgatgaaaGGATGTTTATATAATAATGACATTTAAAGATTAATAAAGCATCTAGTCACTATTTAGTTATTTTAAGTTTGTTAATGAATACCTAATTCAGAAACATGAGGCCTCAAGTTCAGTAAATAAAATTATGCAATTAATTTATGCTGCATTTCTACAGAGAATCATTCATTAAGAGCTGAgctggaacaaaaaaaaatgcgtGCAGATTGTTTATTAGGACCAAAGCTGAAAACCCCACCATTCTTTCCCTTTATAAAGCAGTAAGATTGAACATAATTCTTGCCAATATGAGTCAAAAAAAGCAGCAAAAGCACCTTATTCAAGAATCTACCTGTTGGTGTCCTAGAATCAAACATACGgaccacacacaaacagaggGCACAAGGTCAGGGTATACCCTTGGTGGGATGTCAGTTTATGGCAGGGTTTCTTCATGTACATACTCAAACTATTTATTAAGACAATATTTCACTGTCTTTCCTGTGTTCTCTTTTCCTTCCTCCCCCTGCAATCTGGTCAAGATCAGTCAAGCACACACATCATGCAGCAGTTGACTGGTACCTCTCCCAGCTGCAATCATTCCTTTGGTTGGGGGCATAAGTGGCACTTTTGGAATTGGGACAGCAAAGCCTTGGGAAGATGACTGGGAAACAAAAAGAAGGAAAGTTGATGACATAGGGGTTAATAATAGTGAAATGaataaatgagaaaaacaaTGTGAAGGGTTATTCAATTTATCTAGGTAAACAGATCAATCTTGAACTACAGATCAATGATGAGCCACATATCATCTCTTTAGTACTATTGCTAACTTATGTATGATTGCTGGGATAAAGGTCATGTGTCCAGGTGACCATACAGAACTGATGAAAAAATTGATTAGTGTTCACACCCCTCATCACACAACTGTGCACACCTGGGTGGTGATAATTGAACTGGAGTGTGAGTAATGCTTTAGGAGTAATTCTCCTGAGGGGACGCTCAGGTACTTGCGAAGGTTCATAAGGgttcattattatttgtttttttaccgAAAAGGGTCCCTGCTAGGGTGACAGTGGGTAGCACTGATGCCTCATACCTGTGGGACCAAGGTTGAAGTCTCTACCCtaactgcatgtgtgtggagttttcatgttctccctgtgtcgtattggagtttcctctgggtactttggtcccccccacagtccaaaaacataataattgatactttattgatccccatggggaaattctttttaagcctccctcaacttgctctatGTAGGTGAAAGCAAGATGCGTGTGAAGAGCAGCTGCCTGTAGCAGTACCCAGCGAactaggggttaagggccttgctcaaggataCACTATCgttcaaaagtttggggtcaTTTAGAAATTTCCttacttttggaaaaaaaaatgactatcattgtcatgacctgctcttccaatcctcccgtgtgccacgcccccctcgctacctcgtgtggaatctctgtgttaccagctgtttctcgttgTTAATTAGTCTGATGTATTTAGATCTGTAtttgagtatgtttccccagtccggccATTAACGTTGTGAAGTCTAACGTCTTATGTTCCTGAGTGTGGTATTCTGCAATAAATCCCTCGTTCCCCGGTTCCTCAATTCCTTGCTCCTTCTTCCCCGGTCTATGGCATGAAAATCACAGCTGGAAACGGCTATTTTTAATGGAATATCTAcataggtgtacagaggcccattatcagcaacaattagtcctgtgttccagtggaattttgtgtttgctaatgcaagtttatcattttaaatggtTAATTGATCCTTAGAAAAACCTTTTGCAATTATGCATATCACAGATAAAAATTGTTGTGCTGATTAAGGAAGCAATAAAACTGGCCTTCATTGGACTAGTTGAGTATCTTGAGCATCAGCAATTGTCACCTGATCTCAACTCTATAGTTTGCGTTCATGTTGAGGTCCAATGTGTCACCGTCCAGCACcttcacatacagtacaggtaCGTCTTTAAACTTATGCAGTACCTTAATGCTGGTCTTTGATTCAACATTAAAGAAGCCTTTAGATTTATTCATAGCACTTTTCATAAATTGTGAACCCAGAACAATGCTCAATGCACACGTCAGCTGGTAATGAGATTACACTGACTGAAAGGACTAAGTCTGAGACGGCACTGGTCACAGCCTAACCTTTAACTGATACCTCACACTATTCATACCATCAttgcataaattatacaaattacCTAGGAAATTTCTATCAATGATGACAGCTAAtaatataacttttttaatttaTGACTGACCAGAATGGAAGCTTTTTCAATTCATATACAGAATAATTCTTTAAATTCTTCTTCTTAAACAGTTTAAATTAGGTTTGAATACAGCAGCATTAGTAGAATAAGGACTTATTGAGGGTGGATGGACTGACTTACAGAGGATGATGTGTGAAGCTGGACAGCTGGCCTGGCTCGCACCCTAGCTGTGCCTGGCTCTGGCCTGGCAGAAGAGTCCAAAGGCAGATCCACATTGTCTGGGGAAAGAGAAAATTACAAATTCTTCTCAATTCATTGCTCTTTGGTTCTGGTGTCATTGGTGAGAAACTTAGACTAAAAATCCAAAAGTTGAGGGGGACCATTCCTTTATAATTAAATGTCATAGTACATAtgtaaatatgtttttgttgtcttttcttttttaattgtGGCCCTTTGAATAATTTAATATCCTGCCGTAGATCTATTAGGACAGTTTTTGGTAAAATATCAGTCTTCAAAACTACTGGCATCCTTGTCCCCTCCACATCCAAACCTTAATCTTAACAGATTTCACAATTTCAAAGTTCATTTCTCTGCAGAAGTTCACCCTGCAGCAGACTCGTTTTCTAGACAGCTACctgtaaaaaatgtaaatgcccAAGGCCTGTAACATTTTACTGAGCCTTGCTACTGCAGCACTACATACCAGACATAAGGCATGGCATGCTTGAATACATGCAAAAAGAACCAGCTTACTTCACACGCATGAAGTACGAGTACGCATTCAAGCCTTCTCGGTGAACCATGCTTGGTGGGGCAGTAACCATGATCTGGCCTCATTGAAGCATCCCCAGTTCAATCTGCCATGTGAAGTATACTTCAATACCATTCTTAACTACAGATGATTCCTTCCTCAGGGAACTACTGCAGGTATACCAGAAGGGTTAATCTCCAGCCTACTTTTCCATCCAGCAATATCCAGTTTGACCTGCAGAACCTGAGTAATCAGGCATCTCACTGTATATGTCACTGCTTATGGTGCACACAAAGACACTGGCCACATCAGGTGTCAGTGCTGTGGCATTTCACTGCAAGAGAAATACCTCGCAAAACTGAAGGTGGTAGCGTTTCAAGCCCTCAAGACACTTCCTCAATCACTACCGTTGAGATAATATGGATTGCTATCATTGCAGTAGCCGGCTATCCAATCatatcatttttttaaactgctgtgttgaaaatgaaaaaaaaaagtatttagttatttaaaaaCCCTTTCCATTCACTGAAATGATTTCTTGTTAAATATATCTGCTGTGCACACACTTTCACATAGGTCAAGAGAAGCATCACTGAAAGGATTTCACTGACAGACTGCGTACAAACATGCAGCAAAACCAATCCACTAACAACTTTCAGACaggttaatttatttaattccCTAGATTTCTTTCAGGGAGTTCTGTTTGTGTGTTAGTGTGCTTATAAATGTATTTGCTctatgtgttttgttttgaacTGCTTGTTTTTCAGCAATTTATGCACCTTGCTGCTGCCAGCTACAAGATTTCAAACCGGAACCATTCACTCACAGCGGACATAGTCCTaccccacagagtcacacatcACCCCCAAAATGCACAACAAGTATAGGGCGACATCAACTGAATGGCAGACATGCATACTGCAAGCAAGGAGGAGCATGCTACAAAAATggaatgatgctttatttgccatacGTGCAAATACAAGAACACTGGAAATCTTGTTAGTTTTCAAATATCCCCTCTTGCtcctttaaaacacacacagacatataggagAGAGTGAAGTGCGGGATCAGACCACACGGTCAGCCAATCATCCAGCATCCTGATGCATTTTTTGAGGTGGCAGGATTTaaaggtcttgctcaagggtagTGCTGGGCAatatggcaaaaaaattatcatgatattgataattataacaatataatttctttaacTCAatgctccattttagaaaatgCTGACAGTACATTTCGTTGCTAGGTTTTTTTTCTCGGACTACCACACTGTACGTTACAAGGAACGGGTTTGACTAGAGTTAGGTGACATGCCCCAAAAATTATATCACAATATTTTCAGAGATTTTCACAATATTGATATTTATCACAATATTCAAAAACTCACATGTAGAAAACAGCCAAATATAACAGGCGGCCTTGTGTTtctctgattatgatgaccatATTGCTTTAGTAATAGTTATGTCACATGTGACAGATATAATGATGAATTATGCTGACAACAGACTCATACCATAATGGAATTCGTGTAAAAACAGCACACTATAACTGTCAGATATGCAAGAAAACAAGTGTCGGCTATATCACGATACTCATGATATTCAAATTTATGACAATATGAATGTATATAATCGCAATATGATATTATGTTGCCCATCCCAACTCAAGCGTCTGATGAAGATGCAACTATTCTGTTGAGGCTGGAACTCAATCTGGCAACCTTCTTATCACAGGCACAATGCATCATACATGCAAACTACCACTAAGTTACATCTCCCTGGCAGGATGATTCCAAACGGATGAACTTATTTTGGCACATATACAATTCATGTTTGACATGTTTCATAAAGAGCATTAAGGATTCAGAGTGGAGATACTTgggaccgaacccaggacctcCTACATGCAAAGCATGCACTCTGAAATACAGTCGCCTCATGGATGCACAGAAATAGTGGAGAAATATTGCTGATTTCAAGCACATGCTTTGCATAAGATTTACACCCATACAGCTTCAGTGCAACTGCAGCCTGACAAAACATAATCACAATGATGTTTCTTTACAGGGAGCAAACATAAGGTCAAAAGCTGCAGCAGTTAATCAGACCTCATTAGCTTGTCTTCAGAGTTTGATTCATGTAATACACTTGGGTTACATAggctagcttaaaaaaaaaacttctatGTCATTTCCTGTCATTTAATTAGCACAAGGATAGTAAGCAGCTTGTAGAATCATGCATTATGTAAGAATATGAATGGCTTTGTGTGAAACGCAGCCCGGCAGAGATTTTAATTCTTATGACCAATTAATGGGAGGTCAACAAATCAACATTCTTCTGAAAGGACACTTGAAACTGAAGGAATATTTGAATGTGGCGTCATGAAAGTGACAGGAATTCAGTCACCATTCCTGCATGAGGAGCAGTCTACAATGAAAGAGTTCCTTACGCGGTACTCCAGCATCCACTCAGCTAGTAAAAATGTCAACACACAGGCTCTGCAGTGTCTTGTGGCTAAATGAACAGCTCATTGGGTGCCAAGAGGAAGAAGGCTATCCCAGCAACATGTGTTCCACTTGAATGTGAACCTGGCCAACACCCGTCTGTCAAACAGCCACCAGTCAGATGTGAATTGTTTTAAACTGGCTGGTTGGCTGATACTTGGACTAGACCCAGAATGCGTGTGAAAAGAAGGACAACTCATGACAAAAATCAGGAAGTGTTGCACTACCTTGAGCACAATGTTTTTATAAGATTGCATTAAttgtcccacctgttccagaataGCACACACATGCTAAATATGACTCAGGTCTGTTCTCACAACTCAGTAGCATTTTTAAAGGCTGAGAAACTCGAGCAAAGGATTTCTCTTATCTTTCATGTCCCCTTTCAAGCAGATTTACAAAGAAATGTTGTGGTCTCTAAATGGAAAAATAAGCTAGTGCTCCGGCCACATTACAAGGAAAACTTCCTTTTCAAGTTCAATGTGCTCTAAGCACATGGAAATGTGAATGTAAatttagttttgtttatttgGACTGCCAAAGTGTTTAATGTTTGGAATATATTAGCCACTGTTGCATTATGCACAGAATGTGATTGGTGGCTCTGAGGGTCTGGACTATGActggaaggtcaccagttcaaatatCATGGCTGGCAGAGTGTACGTATCAGCACTGGGGCCTTAAATCTGACAGCTGCTGCAGGGGTGCTGGATAAAGGACTGAGTCAGTGCACTAATCCCAAACTTTGCCATTGTCTGTGTGTTTAATAGGAGAGTAAGACAGGTAAGTGAAAACTAAAGAATTCCTAAAGAAGGCACCTGTATCTTATACTACTTGTACGAATCATATGACTTCCATATAGGGAAAAAATACATTCCTAACTGAAGCTGAACCTATAATTAATTTTAGGAAAAGAAATACTTCAATTAATTCAATTTGCTTGTGTAGTGGGAACTTTTAAATAATATTCAAACACATCGTACAGATGTGTAGCCATgtcattttatattaataaaagtTTTCATATTAACTGTAGATGGTATTCCCAAAGGTAATGAAGCAAACCTCATCCTGgaatttaaatcatttatgcAGGCAGGTCATCTAACTGTGACATGTACTGTTTAATCAGTACTGTAATTCTCCTACAATTCTCAGATGAATAGTTCATGAATAGTTCTGAACTATGTAAAATGTTCACTAAACATTATCAATCCCGATGCTATACAGACAATATCCATTTTCACTCAACATGTTTCCTACTGAGAAAACAAGtgaatatgaatacaaatgtaaatgaattgcAAAATGAAATTACTTTAGTGAAAAAAATGTCCTTTCTGACTCTTGAAGAGAATTCATTTATACAAAGTGAAGATAGTTGTTACTCAATTGATTGTCATCTTCTTAAGTCTTTAATTATATGTCTTGCTTCTGACAGTGTGGTGCTTTATTCTAATATGTGACAAAACTGGTTTAAGTATTATTTTAGTGTTGGTTATAATGCTTGACCGGCCTTGCTTGACCTACTGTACATGCTCGTGGTTTATACCTTACTTATCATATTAGGTATAAGGTTGGCTTTTTGGGGTTATGTTAACCTTTAAATCTTGcttatttatgaaattgagATACTGTGAGATGGCCTTATACAATTTGCATGATTctgccatgggggggggcaggggcttgTCAAGTGGTTATGACAGAAGGGGACATTCTACATTTTAGGACCCTTTTAGCcacttcatttaaaaaaacagtctAATGCAAAATTTAGCATGTGTCCTGGGTTCGAGTCACTATCAATAGCTTATATAAAAATTGAAGGTTATGCAACTTGAAAGAGAACAACATGTATGGATTACAAATGTCTTCATGACCGTGCCCCTCACCATCCAAGTTAATCAATCGCTATACATGTTCTTGCTATTTCACTCACATCATCAAACTACAGTATTTCCTGAAATTTGGCTGAAACTTGGGAAGTCAACTTTTACTTAATATGACCCCAAAAGCTCCCAAAGATTTTGAGAAATTTATAACACCTTTGTACAAAGGCACCTGTTTAATATCACTTTTAATAAACGAAGGTcttctcttttatttttctttgtaattttcctactttttaaaatatttgaataTGTGAATTGGTGTATGACATCATTCAGCAGCTTCTGGTGGCTTTTTGAGCATGCTTTGGTGACTTCCCATTGGCAACAGCCGGCAAAACGGCACAGGAATCCGCCCCATACATGAACACTGCGCTCTAATTAACTTCAATGGAGTTTCTGTCGTTGATGCTATGCTTGTGAAGAGATGGAGTAGGGCAGTGGTATTCAAACTTTTTTTGACAGGGCCCCCTAGGGCCGATATATTTGtcctgaaacccccccccccccccccccccaacacacacacagaggtttgtaattatatcttctttgtagggactctccattcatttctatggggaaactctaatcccaacattaCCTCCATAAGCATTACTCCTTGTATGAGTAATGACATGCCAATTTACGTTGATGATATAGATCTCAACACTGACGTTGTCTCACGTCTGGAAAAATGTaatggtgggaggggggtgtctAGTATTTCTTTAGGGGGCTGAGCTCTAACCTTAacaataagtaaccaaacaaaatacaagacgtttggcatttttagctttctaactgcagtcacagatctttgtaggaacctgaaaaatggtccccacaacgtcataataacaggcttttatcacattgtggagcacatttggtccccacaatgtaatataaacctaattcatacacacacacacgcacacacacaacatatATCTGGAACAGTATTCCAGATATATGTCGATGTATTTTCTGTTTCTACTCGTTTTAAGTGTTTCTTTACCATCTTTATCATTTTATATTAATACAACTATATCAGCTAGAAGTTAC
Encoded here:
- the LOC111844745 gene encoding uncharacterized protein isoform X2, with translation MYIPPPPTMQPPPPPTNSASCSSPNLPAWKPPSPKPVQKVFSQHSDLSPVMSSLKIPSKGSSNSPSTNIFDFSSSAVTKYASLPPFSDPTLPVEKLEGTTPRIQNPPSPPDRLSSLQVSDSPAEVTAPSSFNPQNKAKLYSMPNTSILNKQKDIQHKPNNPIIVLEDPSTDKISRPVQINSKIPAAVNNFGSATLSDAPAKPAQSTSPQMQNDQQDVKDILQANLPNKVTEGHMFPVKDSGSVILDGTTYPAPEIYSSPKSSYVMMQASRSYKHGLDVSRKPYYLQRGSRGLQSRECTTSPIALLLAAKEREKLKSLHLNESSSIDETKTNNANSSAQSLLNPLPPASVGERVAQFPKRQDTYFVRSTPTLNPTHNENRLHDDSTSIIPPPPEFANLEEDTKNHSDHFSSPPNLPPPDPPVVKTHSAPELPIVSSTSSPEIKPAKAPPPEIKIAKAPPPEIKIAKAPPPEIKIAKAPPPEIKIAKAPPPEIKLAKAPPPEIKLTKVPPPEAKPEPPSGNHRTLQSIIHKKQLDQGYGLRQLDKESGIPVRQNPADKMKTGSPTNVNSSQAHSFVLSELGSKVAKMAHKSSVTSKETNSDLPTSKPPYGTSFIVRPGTKQPISVIRKGDSS
- the LOC111844745 gene encoding uncharacterized protein isoform X1, with translation MKRGAFTLLGTRKTPSLFDTNAEIRESDNVDLPLDSSARPEPGTARVRARPAVQLHTSSSSSSQGFAVPIPKVPLMPPTKGMIAAGRENGNAVPSQSSFFNSLEGEMYIPPPPTMQPPPPPTNSASCSSPNLPAWKPPSPKPVQKVFSQHSDLSPVMSSLKIPSKGSSNSPSTNIFDFSSSAVTKYASLPPFSDPTLPVEKLEGTTPRIQNPPSPPDRLSSLQVSDSPAEVTAPSSFNPQNKAKLYSMPNTSILNKQKDIQHKPNNPIIVLEDPSTDKISRPVQINSKIPAAVNNFGSATLSDAPAKPAQSTSPQMQNDQQDVKDILQANLPNKVTEGHMFPVKDSGSVILDGTTYPAPEIYSSPKSSYVMMQASRSYKHGLDVSRKPYYLQRGSRGLQSRECTTSPIALLLAAKEREKLKSLHLNESSSIDETKTNNANSSAQSLLNPLPPASVGERVAQFPKRQDTYFVRSTPTLNPTHNENRLHDDSTSIIPPPPEFANLEEDTKNHSDHFSSPPNLPPPDPPVVKTHSAPELPIVSSTSSPEIKPAKAPPPEIKIAKAPPPEIKIAKAPPPEIKIAKAPPPEIKIAKAPPPEIKLAKAPPPEIKLTKVPPPEAKPEPPSGNHRTLQSIIHKKQLDQGYGLRQLDKESGIPVRQNPADKMKTGSPTNVNSSQAHSFVLSELGSKVAKMAHKSSVTSKETNSDLPTSKPPYGTSFIVRPGTKQPISVIRKGDSS